One stretch of Streptomyces sp. NBC_01363 DNA includes these proteins:
- a CDS encoding IS110 family transposase: MAAIWAGIDAGKTHHHCVAIDESGRRLLSRRVANDEPELLELLTDVMALGDDVTWGIDLADGGAALTIAILLNHDQPVHYISGRAIHRASESYRGEGKTDAKDAAVIADQIRIRRDLHPIRTGDEAVIDLKILTRRRMDLVADRTRTVNRLRGQLTGIFPGLERSMDLTNTGPLTLLTGYQTPAALRRIGSKRLETWLRNRKVRRADQLAETAVQAADRQHTSLPGEKLTAQMDHTLAKEVMALNQQVAELDKLIEVRFRDHHTFEVITSLPGLGVILGAEFLAATGGDMSAFGTPDRLAGFGGVAPVPRDSGKISGNLRRPQRYSRRLQRVFYTSALFSIRRCEESRRFYDRKRAEGKRHTQAVLALARRRVNVLWALLRDGRTYEPLPPAALAA, from the coding sequence ATGGCCGCGATATGGGCCGGCATCGACGCAGGAAAGACCCACCACCACTGCGTCGCGATCGACGAGAGCGGCCGCCGACTGCTGTCACGGCGCGTCGCCAACGACGAACCCGAACTCCTCGAACTCCTCACCGACGTCATGGCCCTGGGCGACGACGTGACATGGGGCATTGACCTGGCCGACGGCGGAGCCGCCCTGACCATCGCGATCCTCCTCAACCACGACCAGCCGGTCCACTACATCTCCGGACGGGCCATCCACCGCGCCTCCGAGAGCTACCGCGGCGAAGGCAAGACCGACGCCAAGGACGCCGCCGTCATCGCCGACCAGATCCGCATCCGCCGCGACCTGCACCCCATACGCACCGGCGACGAAGCCGTCATCGACCTCAAGATCCTCACTCGCCGCCGCATGGACCTGGTCGCCGACCGCACCCGCACCGTCAACCGCCTCCGCGGTCAGCTCACCGGCATTTTCCCCGGACTGGAACGCTCGATGGACCTCACCAACACCGGCCCCCTCACTCTGCTGACTGGCTACCAGACTCCGGCCGCCCTCCGCCGGATCGGCAGCAAACGGCTGGAGACCTGGCTCCGCAACCGCAAGGTCCGCAGGGCTGATCAGCTCGCCGAGACAGCTGTGCAGGCCGCCGACCGGCAGCACACCAGCCTGCCCGGGGAGAAGCTGACCGCCCAGATGGACCACACGCTGGCGAAGGAAGTGATGGCCCTTAACCAGCAGGTCGCGGAGCTCGACAAGCTCATCGAGGTCCGGTTTCGCGATCACCACACCTTCGAAGTAATCACCAGCCTGCCCGGACTGGGCGTCATCCTCGGCGCTGAGTTTCTGGCTGCCACCGGCGGCGACATGAGTGCCTTCGGCACCCCCGACCGCCTCGCAGGCTTCGGCGGCGTCGCACCGGTTCCCCGCGACTCCGGCAAGATCAGCGGGAATCTGCGGCGCCCTCAGCGATACAGCCGCAGACTCCAGCGCGTCTTCTACACCTCGGCGCTGTTCAGTATCCGAAGGTGTGAGGAGTCCCGACGGTTTTACGACCGCAAGCGAGCCGAGGGCAAGCGCCATACCCAGGCCGTCCTCGCCCTGGCCCGCCGTCGCGTCAACGTCCTCTGGGCCCTTCTACGCGACGGACGGACCTATGAGCCCTTGCCACCAGCGGCGCTTGCAGCGTGA
- a CDS encoding Clp protease N-terminal domain-containing protein — protein MDQRGTTGVHADATAVVGATTEFEPDVMDLLVETLRRAVRSEMSAVGTDTLLGELVMGDTDAGEAIAPGMRKAGSLSGMISGRAGLGWVSDDEVHSAPVGAGADEEAHQEADEIEVDAAWREARWRFGLGSRGSAAKSGRALPGMTGAMRACLLLALRSARVEGTISVRCRHVARALLDLPDTRAREALLLQRLDTAASATALDGLDASAPAETEGPESRGVTLLRRAGTLGKSGNRLTRALTSWTSGASQNGSPVLFAVTVEGVRQAVRCGRAAAEPVDLLLGILALDRALSVAGRSLPGSLADANAAPALMRRHGVRQISLVSSASATESVPVPDGSEVWLSAAADRTMAVARLSAAEHGSPTVGTVHLLSALLDESATDTDAGAGGVVVRLLAAGRVDVAALRAELSLRLGA, from the coding sequence ATGGACCAGCGAGGGACGACCGGAGTACACGCCGACGCCACGGCCGTGGTCGGAGCGACCACGGAGTTCGAGCCGGACGTCATGGACCTGCTCGTGGAGACACTGCGCCGTGCGGTCAGGAGCGAGATGTCGGCCGTGGGGACGGACACCCTGCTGGGGGAGCTCGTGATGGGGGACACGGACGCCGGTGAGGCGATCGCTCCGGGGATGCGGAAGGCCGGTTCGCTCAGCGGCATGATCTCCGGTCGGGCGGGCCTCGGTTGGGTGAGCGACGACGAGGTGCACAGTGCGCCGGTCGGAGCCGGCGCCGATGAGGAAGCCCATCAGGAAGCCGATGAGATAGAGGTCGATGCCGCCTGGCGTGAGGCACGGTGGCGCTTCGGCCTTGGTTCGCGCGGATCGGCCGCAAAGAGCGGCCGGGCGCTGCCCGGGATGACCGGGGCGATGCGTGCGTGCCTGCTGCTCGCGCTCAGGTCGGCCCGCGTCGAGGGGACGATCTCGGTGCGCTGCCGGCACGTGGCCCGTGCCCTGTTGGACCTGCCGGACACCAGGGCACGGGAAGCCCTACTGCTGCAGAGGCTGGATACGGCCGCCTCGGCAACCGCGCTCGACGGACTGGACGCGAGCGCCCCAGCGGAGACCGAGGGACCGGAATCCCGCGGCGTCACCCTTCTTCGCCGGGCCGGAACGCTGGGTAAGAGCGGTAACCGCCTGACACGCGCGCTGACTTCATGGACCTCCGGGGCCTCCCAGAACGGCTCACCGGTTCTGTTCGCGGTGACCGTCGAGGGCGTGCGGCAAGCGGTACGGTGCGGGCGTGCCGCGGCGGAGCCGGTGGATCTCCTGCTGGGGATACTGGCCCTGGACCGGGCGCTGTCCGTTGCCGGGCGCTCGCTTCCCGGGAGTCTGGCAGACGCCAACGCTGCTCCTGCCCTGATGCGCCGACACGGCGTACGGCAGATTTCCCTGGTCTCTTCGGCTTCGGCAACCGAGTCCGTTCCGGTTCCCGACGGCTCCGAGGTGTGGCTGTCCGCCGCCGCCGACCGGACCATGGCGGTCGCACGGCTGTCCGCCGCCGAGCACGGTTCGCCCACGGTCGGTACGGTCCACCTGCTGTCCGCGCTGCTCGACGAGTCGGCGACGGATACGGACGCCGGGGCCGGTGGCGTGGTCGTACGGCTGCTGGCTGCCGGCCGGGTGGACGTCGCCGCGTTGCGGGCAGAGCTGAGCCTCCGGCTGGGCGCATGA
- a CDS encoding histidine kinase, which yields MSQVPKDTRPLRLSVRLGRTLTGVSRWVRREVAESWAEVRAAERRTVGVEALVCALAAAFCLMPLLLAPPEQPASAVLEGVWAVLLVPARRGRPVAAVLGASLLLVGANVWTLAVVPLIVLSATRRIAPPRRAWQVAGMACAAVGVLTVVCALIRSDDLPSELAGNAVSAVLLLLLPTLAGSLLGRRRPLVSLLRERNAYLEQARTLTTAAARTEERTRIAGEMHDLLGHRLSLISVYAGALELAAARQAPALVGQAGLLRTTAGTAMEELREILGVLRHVDMTDLSDRTGEERGTREDITALVTESRQTGSTVELDWSVPDTAEVGLRTRQAIHRVVREGLTNVLKHASGAPTRVEVRDTDRGIEVSVTNDAPRAAGHSRGGSRSGLAGCQERISLLGGAFEAGALLNGGFRMAAWLPTHGNSPLEFAALPGALTETPPDTARLPSGSIGQSGGIGRAGARAPLPDEILTWPRVLGSGCVALLVVMPTVGFLVVLLTAAALR from the coding sequence ATGAGCCAGGTACCCAAAGACACACGGCCGTTGCGCCTGTCCGTACGGCTGGGACGCACGCTGACCGGTGTGTCTCGGTGGGTACGCCGCGAGGTGGCCGAGAGCTGGGCCGAGGTGCGTGCCGCCGAGCGCCGTACGGTCGGCGTCGAGGCGCTGGTCTGTGCCCTGGCGGCAGCCTTCTGCCTGATGCCGCTGCTGCTGGCGCCCCCGGAACAGCCAGCGTCGGCGGTGCTGGAGGGGGTGTGGGCGGTGCTGCTCGTCCCCGCTCGGCGCGGTCGGCCGGTCGCCGCCGTCCTAGGCGCCTCTTTGCTGCTCGTGGGTGCCAACGTGTGGACGCTGGCGGTGGTGCCGCTGATCGTGCTGTCCGCTACCCGTCGTATCGCACCGCCGAGGCGTGCGTGGCAGGTCGCCGGGATGGCCTGCGCCGCCGTCGGTGTCCTGACCGTCGTCTGTGCCCTCATCCGGTCCGATGACTTGCCGTCGGAACTGGCCGGCAACGCGGTCTCCGCGGTGCTGCTTCTGCTGCTTCCCACTCTGGCTGGGAGCCTGCTGGGGCGGCGGCGGCCCCTGGTCAGCCTGCTGCGGGAGCGCAACGCCTATCTGGAACAGGCCCGCACGCTGACCACTGCGGCGGCCCGGACGGAGGAACGGACCCGGATCGCGGGAGAGATGCACGATCTCCTGGGCCACCGGCTGAGCCTGATCTCCGTGTATGCCGGGGCGCTTGAACTCGCTGCCGCGCGGCAGGCACCTGCCCTCGTCGGACAGGCCGGTCTGCTGCGCACGACGGCCGGTACGGCCATGGAGGAACTGCGCGAGATCCTCGGTGTCCTGCGGCACGTTGACATGACAGACCTGTCGGACAGGACTGGGGAGGAGAGGGGAACGCGTGAGGACATCACCGCTCTGGTGACGGAATCCCGGCAGACAGGCAGCACCGTCGAGTTGGACTGGTCCGTTCCCGACACGGCCGAGGTGGGCCTTCGTACGCGTCAGGCGATCCACCGGGTGGTCCGCGAAGGGCTGACGAACGTTCTGAAACACGCGTCCGGTGCGCCCACCAGGGTGGAGGTCAGGGACACGGACAGGGGGATCGAGGTGTCCGTCACCAACGACGCACCGCGCGCGGCGGGGCACTCCCGCGGAGGAAGTCGCAGCGGGCTGGCCGGCTGCCAGGAGCGGATCTCGTTGCTCGGCGGCGCGTTCGAGGCGGGCGCCTTGCTGAACGGCGGTTTCCGCATGGCGGCCTGGCTACCCACCCACGGGAACAGCCCCCTGGAATTCGCCGCGCTCCCAGGGGCTCTTACCGAAACCCCTCCGGACACGGCCCGCCTTCCGTCCGGCAGCATCGGGCAGTCCGGCGGCATCGGACGGGCAGGAGCCCGTGCCCCGCTGCCGGACGAGATCCTGACCTGGCCACGAGTCCTGGGATCCGGCTGCGTGGCGCTGCTCGTGGTCATGCCGACGGTGGGCTTCCTCGTCGTACTGCTGACGGCGGCAGCCCTAAGATGA
- a CDS encoding response regulator transcription factor gives MIRVLVADDEALMRAGIRLILENAEDIEVVAEAGDGREAAAACRAQDIDVALLDIQMPTRDGIAAAEDIARLSPRTCVVMLTAFGEEASVTRSLRAGASGFLLKDTGPAELIRAVQLAARGEPVLAPRITRQLLERHVRSGRDTEVALRRTEELTPAERDVLRLLGTGLSNAEIADQLYLSAGTVKAHISRILTRTGCANRVQAAVLAHDAGLLTDR, from the coding sequence ATGATCCGAGTCCTGGTCGCCGACGACGAGGCGCTGATGCGTGCGGGAATCCGGCTGATCCTGGAGAACGCCGAGGACATCGAGGTGGTCGCCGAGGCGGGCGACGGTCGGGAAGCCGCCGCGGCATGCCGAGCCCAGGACATCGATGTCGCCCTCCTCGACATTCAGATGCCGACCAGGGACGGAATCGCGGCCGCCGAGGACATTGCCCGTCTCTCGCCCCGCACCTGTGTCGTGATGCTGACGGCGTTCGGCGAGGAAGCGAGCGTGACGCGCTCCCTGCGGGCCGGCGCGAGCGGTTTCCTTCTCAAGGACACCGGTCCCGCCGAGCTGATCCGCGCCGTGCAACTTGCCGCGAGGGGGGAACCAGTACTGGCACCCCGGATCACCCGCCAGCTGCTGGAACGGCACGTACGGTCCGGCCGGGACACCGAGGTCGCTCTGCGCAGGACCGAAGAGCTGACCCCGGCCGAACGGGATGTCCTGCGGTTGCTCGGCACGGGCCTGTCCAACGCGGAGATCGCCGATCAGCTGTATCTGAGTGCCGGCACGGTCAAGGCGCACATCAGCCGGATCCTCACACGCACCGGATGCGCCAACCGCGTACAGGCCGCCGTCCTCGCACACGACGCCGGGCTGCTCACCGATCGGTGA
- a CDS encoding DUF4158 domain-containing protein has product MARDLGLDEVVDHFTLTSEETGWLRNKTGATRLGFAVQMKFLLWRGRFPKMRLELPRDAVAHIARQVDVDPGELARYDFTSRTAQRHRTELRELTGWHECARTDMVKLTSWLVDEIWHDERREEPIRAELLKQMRVDLIEPPTADQVSTIIRSALHQAEERALEEAAARLALAEGCTRRLDALVTDTVGGQDDEPGDEEAEDIEAVLSQIKAHPGNVSLNSLLDEIAKLQQVRALAVPADAFARRCHVGGWRGRILGLIMVEGDRPWGACRRRTGGTGTRSRSSRTVCGCTSGSRSVSVKSRS; this is encoded by the coding sequence ATGGCGCGGGATCTGGGCCTGGACGAGGTCGTCGACCACTTCACGCTGACCAGCGAGGAGACCGGCTGGCTGCGCAACAAGACTGGCGCCACCCGGCTCGGCTTCGCGGTGCAGATGAAGTTCCTGCTCTGGCGCGGTCGGTTCCCGAAGATGCGGCTGGAACTGCCGCGCGACGCGGTCGCGCACATCGCCCGCCAGGTCGACGTCGACCCTGGCGAGCTGGCCAGGTACGACTTCACTTCCCGGACCGCCCAGCGCCATCGCACCGAGCTGCGGGAGCTGACCGGCTGGCACGAGTGCGCCCGCACCGACATGGTGAAGCTCACCTCGTGGCTGGTCGATGAGATCTGGCACGACGAGCGCCGCGAGGAGCCGATCCGCGCCGAACTGCTCAAGCAGATGCGCGTCGATCTGATCGAGCCGCCCACGGCCGATCAGGTCTCCACCATCATCCGCTCCGCGCTGCACCAGGCCGAGGAACGCGCGCTCGAAGAGGCCGCCGCCCGGCTGGCACTGGCCGAAGGGTGCACGCGGCGGCTGGACGCCCTGGTCACCGACACCGTCGGCGGCCAGGACGACGAACCCGGGGACGAAGAGGCCGAGGACATCGAGGCGGTCTTGTCGCAGATCAAGGCCCACCCCGGGAACGTCAGCCTGAACTCGCTCCTGGATGAGATCGCCAAGCTCCAGCAGGTCCGTGCCCTGGCTGTACCGGCCGATGCCTTCGCCCGTCGCTGTCACGTTGGCGGGTGGCGTGGGAGGATCCTCGGGTTGATCATGGTGGAGGGGGATCGTCCGTGGGGAGCGTGTCGCCGTCGTACAGGGGGCACCGGTACCCGGTCGAGATCATCGCGCACTGTGTGTGGCTGTACTTCCGGTTCCCGCTCAGTTTCCGTGAAGTCGAGGAGCTGA
- a CDS encoding recombinase family protein, giving the protein MSTCAAPTGSPCRTGKGKVAIQYHTARFRLVPQLAMALNVPTPAVRKPGAVWTELPRPVSAGTEPVGHVRLGYARASTARQSLDAQLDSLAEAGVTRVFSEKISTRATKRPELEAAVKLAGEIRSSGVAVTLVVHEHKRLGRGIELAMLAEELKASDIGLEFLTRELKGSHDPSGIVFTVLAAMSGTEREYIRDRTLEGHESARKRGKTIGGAGVTDEDMLSMALHLRDQEMSLRDIAKRLVTTTGTKKGQHPSPSTVMRMLREHDEQAALAAST; this is encoded by the coding sequence ATGTCCACCTGCGCCGCCCCCACGGGCTCGCCGTGCCGGACCGGCAAGGGCAAGGTGGCCATCCAGTACCACACCGCCCGCTTCCGCCTCGTGCCCCAACTCGCCATGGCCCTGAACGTGCCGACTCCGGCCGTGCGTAAGCCGGGGGCGGTGTGGACCGAGCTGCCCAGGCCGGTCAGCGCCGGCACCGAACCCGTCGGGCACGTCCGCCTGGGGTACGCCCGAGCCTCGACCGCCCGGCAGTCCCTCGACGCACAGCTCGACTCACTCGCCGAAGCCGGGGTGACGCGCGTCTTCTCGGAGAAGATCTCCACGCGTGCCACCAAGCGCCCGGAGCTGGAGGCTGCCGTGAAGCTCGCCGGGGAGATCCGCTCCTCCGGCGTCGCCGTCACCCTCGTCGTCCACGAGCACAAACGGCTCGGCCGCGGTATCGAACTCGCCATGCTCGCCGAGGAGCTGAAGGCCAGCGACATCGGCCTGGAGTTCCTGACGAGGGAGCTGAAAGGCTCACACGACCCATCCGGCATCGTGTTCACCGTGCTCGCGGCCATGTCCGGAACGGAGCGCGAGTACATCCGCGACCGCACCCTCGAAGGCCACGAGTCCGCCCGCAAGCGCGGCAAGACCATCGGCGGCGCGGGCGTCACCGACGAAGACATGCTGTCCATGGCCCTCCACCTGCGCGACCAGGAGATGAGCCTGCGCGACATCGCCAAGCGGCTCGTCACCACCACCGGCACGAAGAAGGGCCAGCACCCCTCGCCCTCCACCGTCATGCGGATGCTGCGCGAACACGACGAGCAGGCCGCGCTGGCAGCGAGCACATGA
- a CDS encoding TetR/AcrR family transcriptional regulator, with the protein MPTERTSSGDPAHTLQLLWRGSSSDRRRGPRRGLSIDAVVEAATAIADAEGLAAVTMRRVAKELGVVPMTLYTYVPGKAELLDLMLDAAYARMPRTDTTGQPWRQRVTAIAEENKALFERHPWAAAVSTVRPPLGPGQMSKYEHELSGLDGLGLSDVEMDDCLTHLLTFVQACARTVADARAAQHDSALNDQQWWELNAPLLARVLDENAYPTAVRVGAAAGAAHSSAYDPAHAYSFGLQRVLDAFAALIDRSGNAKTLTSSHRHDAIAP; encoded by the coding sequence ATGCCAACGGAACGAACCAGCTCGGGCGACCCGGCCCACACCCTGCAACTGCTGTGGCGCGGCTCCTCCTCTGACCGTCGCCGAGGACCGCGACGGGGGCTGAGCATCGACGCGGTGGTCGAGGCTGCCACCGCCATCGCCGACGCTGAAGGCCTGGCCGCGGTGACCATGCGCCGGGTGGCCAAGGAACTCGGCGTGGTGCCGATGACGCTGTACACCTACGTCCCCGGCAAGGCCGAGCTCCTCGACCTCATGCTCGACGCCGCCTACGCCCGCATGCCCCGCACCGACACCACCGGACAGCCCTGGCGCCAACGCGTCACCGCTATCGCCGAGGAGAACAAAGCCCTCTTCGAACGCCACCCGTGGGCCGCGGCCGTCTCCACCGTCAGGCCTCCGCTGGGGCCGGGGCAGATGTCAAAGTACGAGCACGAACTGTCTGGGCTCGACGGCCTCGGCCTCAGCGACGTCGAGATGGATGACTGCCTGACCCACCTACTCACCTTCGTGCAGGCATGCGCCCGCACCGTCGCCGACGCCCGCGCCGCACAGCACGACAGCGCCCTGAACGACCAACAATGGTGGGAGCTGAACGCCCCACTCCTCGCCCGGGTCCTCGACGAGAACGCCTACCCCACTGCCGTCCGCGTCGGCGCAGCCGCAGGCGCCGCACACAGCAGTGCCTACGACCCCGCCCACGCCTACTCCTTCGGCCTGCAACGAGTCCTCGACGCCTTCGCCGCTCTGATCGACCGAAGCGGAAACGCGAAGACATTGACTTCATCGCACCGGCACGACGCCATTGCCCCGTGA
- a CDS encoding VOC family protein — protein sequence MKITSSAVSLNVDDVPAASAFLVEHFGFREEMAADGFASLTRDDVGMNVIFLRRGLDTLPADQRDEHTAGLILAFVVEDLEGELARLRSEGVAITMPLTDEEWGERAFQVRDPNGVIVQLVDWNAPTSR from the coding sequence ATGAAGATCACCTCTAGCGCCGTGTCGCTCAACGTCGACGATGTCCCCGCAGCCAGCGCCTTCCTCGTTGAGCACTTCGGGTTCCGCGAGGAGATGGCCGCCGACGGCTTCGCGTCCCTGACGCGCGACGACGTCGGCATGAACGTCATCTTTTTGCGGCGGGGGCTGGACACCCTCCCGGCAGACCAGCGCGACGAGCACACCGCAGGTCTGATCCTTGCCTTCGTCGTCGAGGACCTCGAAGGCGAGCTGGCGCGCCTGCGCTCCGAAGGCGTCGCGATCACCATGCCGCTGACCGACGAGGAGTGGGGCGAGCGCGCCTTTCAGGTCCGCGACCCCAATGGCGTCATCGTCCAACTGGTCGACTGGAACGCACCCACCAGCCGCTGA
- a CDS encoding helix-turn-helix transcriptional regulator gives MRWNLRLTAANKGIWKASELQRSLAEHGLVISAGKMSGLWSGQPISLKLEDLDVICVVLGCEIGDLLIPEPDKVRRHGEETGQQAAAASGPAPAVVPRRRDGRSLPPM, from the coding sequence ATGAGATGGAACCTGCGGCTGACGGCCGCGAACAAAGGCATCTGGAAGGCGTCCGAGCTCCAACGAAGCCTTGCCGAGCACGGGTTGGTGATCTCGGCAGGGAAGATGTCCGGGCTGTGGTCCGGCCAGCCGATCTCCCTCAAGCTGGAGGACCTGGACGTCATCTGCGTCGTCCTCGGCTGCGAGATCGGCGACCTGCTGATCCCCGAGCCGGACAAGGTCCGCCGCCACGGCGAGGAGACCGGCCAGCAGGCCGCCGCCGCATCCGGTCCGGCCCCGGCGGTGGTGCCGCGTCGGCGGGACGGCCGGTCCCTGCCGCCGATGTGA
- a CDS encoding site-specific integrase, producing MAALAVVRDLHEHWAPASAEELERFETDVLSGFVLARASAGLADGTIRGDVGHLEQIRTWFGRPLWDMEPADADAYFGKVLRNSPSGTRLARSQALTTYFMFLELRHKVELHRMTGRVVECPIDEMNRPRGVKDAQLRIPPTEPEVGTLFTGWGGELATCRKFAPTARNYTASKLMSQVGLRVSEACKLDLDDIKWELGRFGKLHVRHGKGARGSGPRERMVPLINGADRTLRWFIEDVWGQFDDDHTRPGAPLFPSERKNADGSSRRVGDDALRGGLKEAAKAHLPGWGERLTPHVLRHFCASQLYENGLNLLAIQEVLGHSWIATTMRYVHVQQTRVEDAWGAGTERAAKQLEWLLR from the coding sequence TTGGCGGCGCTGGCAGTCGTACGGGACCTGCATGAGCACTGGGCGCCCGCGTCAGCGGAAGAGCTGGAGAGGTTCGAGACGGACGTGCTGTCCGGGTTCGTCCTCGCGAGGGCCTCGGCGGGCCTGGCGGACGGCACCATCCGTGGGGACGTCGGGCACCTGGAACAGATCCGCACGTGGTTCGGCCGGCCGCTGTGGGACATGGAGCCCGCCGACGCTGACGCGTACTTCGGGAAGGTCCTGCGGAACTCGCCCAGCGGCACCCGCCTGGCCAGGTCGCAGGCGCTGACCACGTACTTCATGTTCCTGGAGCTTCGGCACAAGGTCGAACTCCACCGCATGACCGGCCGGGTGGTCGAGTGCCCGATCGACGAGATGAACCGGCCGCGCGGGGTCAAAGACGCCCAGCTGCGGATCCCGCCGACCGAGCCGGAAGTCGGGACCTTGTTCACCGGCTGGGGCGGCGAGCTCGCCACTTGCCGCAAGTTCGCCCCGACCGCCCGGAACTACACCGCCTCGAAGCTGATGTCCCAGGTCGGCCTGCGGGTGAGCGAGGCATGCAAGCTCGACCTGGACGACATCAAGTGGGAGCTGGGCCGCTTCGGCAAGCTCCACGTCCGTCACGGCAAGGGCGCCCGCGGCTCAGGGCCGCGCGAGCGGATGGTGCCGCTGATCAACGGTGCCGACAGGACACTGCGGTGGTTCATCGAGGACGTCTGGGGCCAGTTCGACGACGACCACACCCGCCCCGGCGCCCCGCTGTTCCCTTCCGAGCGCAAGAACGCCGACGGCTCCTCGCGACGGGTCGGCGACGACGCTTTGCGCGGCGGGCTCAAGGAGGCGGCCAAGGCGCATCTGCCGGGGTGGGGCGAGAGGCTGACGCCGCATGTCCTGCGGCATTTCTGCGCGTCCCAACTCTATGAGAACGGACTGAACTTGCTTGCAATTCAGGAGGTTCTGGGACATTCATGGATCGCTACGACGATGCGATACGTCCATGTCCAGCAGACTCGGGTCGAGGACGCCTGGGGCGCCGGGACCGAGCGAGCCGCGAAGCAGCTGGAATGGCTGCTCCGATGA
- a CDS encoding Tn3 family transposase, whose product MNSRDVAHIAEIVRQLQDEGEKVDPEDLAQVSPYLTEHIRRFGEYSIHEFADEPGAYDPHLDVDFTPIRGDGSPADGFSQAA is encoded by the coding sequence GTGAACTCACGGGATGTCGCACACATCGCCGAGATCGTCCGCCAGTTGCAGGACGAAGGAGAGAAGGTCGACCCGGAGGACCTGGCGCAGGTCTCGCCGTACCTGACCGAGCACATCCGCCGCTTCGGCGAATACTCCATCCACGAGTTCGCCGACGAACCCGGCGCCTACGACCCGCACCTGGACGTCGACTTCACCCCGATCCGCGGCGACGGCTCGCCAGCCGACGGATTCAGCCAGGCCGCGTGA
- a CDS encoding TetR/AcrR family transcriptional regulator, whose protein sequence is MNEQQRARRPGGRSARVGAEVHQAVTDLISERGYGNFTVGEVAARAGVADSSIYRRWGSLETLLTDVALTRLNAQSPMPDTGSLAGDLRTYAAQVAREITGPDGLAVVRLAVALSSNGQQGLQAGADLRAERTRQLQSMLDRAHDRGEHAPDAFDVLDHILAPMYIRVLFGMELTPDYVDGLVDRML, encoded by the coding sequence GTGAACGAGCAACAGCGAGCCCGGCGGCCCGGCGGGCGGAGCGCCCGCGTCGGCGCGGAGGTGCACCAGGCCGTCACCGACCTGATCAGTGAGCGCGGCTACGGCAACTTCACCGTCGGCGAGGTCGCAGCCCGCGCAGGCGTGGCCGACAGCAGCATCTACCGCCGGTGGGGCAGCCTGGAAACCCTGCTCACCGACGTGGCGCTCACCCGCCTCAACGCGCAGTCGCCGATGCCCGACACCGGGAGCCTGGCCGGCGACCTGCGCACTTACGCGGCCCAAGTGGCCCGCGAGATCACCGGACCCGACGGCCTGGCGGTGGTGCGCCTGGCCGTCGCCCTGTCGAGCAACGGTCAGCAGGGCCTGCAGGCTGGCGCCGACCTCCGCGCCGAACGCACCCGGCAACTGCAGTCCATGCTCGATCGCGCCCACGACCGTGGCGAGCATGCACCCGACGCGTTCGACGTGCTGGACCACATCCTGGCCCCGATGTATATCCGCGTCTTGTTCGGCATGGAGCTCACCCCGGACTACGTCGACGGGCTGGTCGACCGAATGCTGTGA